The DNA segment AGCCTTTCCCCAATGCACGGCCCCCAGTACTGCTCAGGAGAGGATCCCAGAGCCCCTGGGTTCCACCGGACCTCATTTAATAACAATCCTGGAGTCTCTTTAGCACCCAAAAAGAGAAAGAGCTCTACCTGTTGTTAGGGACAAAGAGCTTAAACTCTCGGACGTGGGAAGAATCCTTGGAGAGGATGATGTGACCTGTGAACTGGCCTGGGGAAAACCAGAAGGGGAAGTCTGGTGGCTCGTTCAGCTGGAACTCAGCGTGGATCCTGAAATGAGAAATGAGCCGTCAGCTGCAGTGCCGGGAGGAGAGAAAGGATCAGGCGCTGCAGATGACAGCATGGAAAAGTTATCTCCAGGCACCAGAAATTATGAAGCTAAATTGGGGCAGAGAGGTTCAGTTCAAAAAGCTTTTCATGTCACACAACGAAGAGAGTAAAAGACTGGAGCAGATCCCCTGTGGTCAGGATCATCTCTAGGATCAATGCCTTTTGGAACTGGGCAACAAGTTTCCACCCAGAAAGGATGAATTAAATTATCATTCCTTGAAATGCAGGAACAGACTAAGACCCTTTCAGCTTGATCAGGCAAATAAAAGCTGTGTTTAACAATCCCagtaaaaaaaagagaattcccCAGACTCTCACCCTTGGAAAGGCACTCCACTCCCCAACTAACCAAAATCTAACAAATTTCTTGCTAATTAGACTCTCCCCTTTCAGCCAGATATAGCTCCAAACCAAGAGCGATAGAGAACGGCTGCTGTCCTGCATCTGGGTAACAGTCCCGTCCTCACCCAGCGACACTGGGAACACGGGTGCCCTCTTTGGGTGTCAGCAAAGCATCACACATGGGCAAGAGCTGGTTGTGAACCACCCTCTTCCTCCAactgcttctcctccctcccagccagggCACATCTGTTCTTGCTTGGGAACACGACTGCACACGCAATGACACGCGTGCTCTCTGCCATGGTGTCCTGGGttcagagacacaggactaacttttcttctaatgctggggaaaactgcacttttagaagactctagtgtctgaatttgtgaaaatatttactttatagccagccaggctctgtgggattcaaggttagtgttttcaagccttgccaggtgcagggacaaggaggagcgaggcctgggcatttgacccaggctggccaacaggattatttcataccatgaacatcacattcaatataaattagaaaagtttgctgcgtagctctctcccTGGTGGTgacagtccagacaactccttgccctggtgccggaacCCCGAGGcattcccttcctcctgaagccattgcgctcccagtgtccgatacttgctatccactgctgggagtgcacagcttcctcctgatatagttggctgagtataattcctgtataccctatatcagtatcaggattaatactggttctttagtattattgttaattatttagtcttagtctattaaatctatttatatttcaacccttgtgtttgtgttccccgattgccctttccgggtggggaggggtcatcgggtgatagaataattgtctaacgacaatagattgttatgggttctctcaaaccataacacatgGGCTCACAGCAGCCTCCTCCACTCCCCTGAGATACGGAACAAACTCAGAAGTACCCCCAGGCCCTCCTCTAACACCCCAGACCCGTGGCCTTACCTGAACGCTATGGTGTAGTAGAAGGCGCTGACGGCTTGGATGCAGGCCACAGCTCCTTGGGGTGCAAAGCGGGTTTTCACGAAGGGGCGCGGGTGGAACATGCTCAAAAGCTTGTGGATTATGATCTAGAGAAAGAATTGTAAGAGAGCAAAAATGAGAACAGCTCCTCCACTGCAGGTCAGCTGCAGCTCCAAAGTAACTCTCTCCACTAGCTCAGGAAAGCAAGTGAATTGCTATGACTTAAAAATTAGCTCAGAGACCTACCTAATCACAAAACAAGGAGATAAAGCAAgagactgcttttaaaaataaatccatcttccACGTTTTTTATGCTATTCCCATTGTTTGCAAGTTTCCATCACCCCAGTTGGTTGAATGTCTAAGTTCGGTAAACTGATCTGCGAGGCTGCCTCCATCAATACTACTTAAGACTTTGAAGGAGTGGGTACGCAATCAATAAACACACCAGGCTGGGAAGGTCTATCAACTTATTTGATCACTAACACCTACCCGGCACCCCGGGGGAGAGCGATATAGAGGCCTGGCTTTACAAACCATGTATCCACATTGTTTCACTTGTGAATGAAATGCTCACCTCTGGGGTGGCACTTGGCAACTGCTCCACGGGGCACGATCACTTCATACAAGCGCTTTCTGAATAACCCTCTCTCCCCCCTGTCTGAGAAAGACTAgcccaaaaacccaaacatttaaacaaagcaaGATGAAGATACTCTAATCGGCTCAGCTGGCCACGATagacacaaaatcacagaatcacacagaatcttctcggttggaagggacctttgagatcatcgagtccaaccaaccagtccaaccaagaaaaaaaaacaaccaaaaaaaccaaaaccaaaaccacataaaacaaacacccacaaccacaccccacacccacccacaaacagacacaacccaacaatctcgggcactagagcacgccctgcagtgccatgtctacacgtttcttaaatccctccagggatggcgactccaccacctccctgggcaggctgtgccagtgcctgaccactctctcaggaaagtaattcttcctaatatctaatctaaacctcccctgccccaactttagatcatttcctctggtcctgccattattcccttgggagaagaggccaacacccacctccctacaccctcctttcaggtagttgtagagggcaatgaggtccccccttggcctcctcttctccaaaataaacatgCCCAACATGCCCACCCGCAGCTTCTGCCTGCTCTCAGTTTTACCTCAAATTTAGGAGATGGTGCTGTGTGCTGCAGCTTTTTTGCTCCCTTAGTAAGTCCAGGGAGACACAAAGCAATAGCCTTATCGCTCTAGGGACTCCTGCGATTCATCTGGGCTATACAGCAGAACATTTATACAAACTACCTCTCAGGTATACAGAAATTGAGTTTCATATCTCACCTCTTTGCCCTTGGGAGGCGGAGGGTAAAATCTGTTGTTGGAAAGATACCCAGTGAAGATGTTCAATTCACTAGGAATTATCCACCACGGATCCCCAAGATCCAGTTTATTCTTTGGAGGAAGAAAGGCTTTGAACTGCCTGGCAAGCATCACGCtcatgggggctgctggggcagtCCAATTCCTCAGCCCAGACAGAGCGACGTGAGAAATCTGTGAACAAAAGACACTATCAGAGCCTAGACCGGACTCTTCAAACGTGCAGTAATGCTGATGGATGTAACTAGGCTTTGGAGAAgggtgtaaaaaaaacccaaaaaaacaaaccacgttTTAAATTCTTCCTACTACCCCAAACATCACCAAATAGTTCTGTCAGCTTTCAATGACAGGAGTAATaggaactgggaggggaacaTGCCACGTTACACCACTGCTTTTGGACTCAGCTCCAGGAGAGCCATCCCTAATGTCTGCTTCAAGCTTCCCAGGAAGGGTGAATTAATTAGGGCACAGCGCTGCTGAGCGCACTGAAAACAATGAAACGCTGCAGAAAGCCATGAGCTTGATCATCAAAAGCAAATCCCACAGACAGCAAGACCACCTCCCCCTCCAAACGCACTAGTGCTTATCCCTGGTGATGTTACCAGCCCGTTGGACGTGTTTATACCAGAACTTCTGGCCGTAAGCATCCTGCATGATACCTACTCCCAAGAAACCGTCTTTGCTCTTCGTCATCGTTTCCATGACCAACGGCTGGAATTTAGCCACAACGGACAACGTCTCCCCGCTTGGGTCAGGCGTCTCCTCCTCTTCGAATTCTGATATTGGAGCAACCCCTAGACAAAGGGACAGGAATTTAAGCAGCTGTTTCCCCTCCCTCGCCTTTTAAGCAATTGTGAAGTGATTACACATTTATCCTGGCAAATCCAGGAGCACTGGGAGTTCCCAGCTGTCCCTACGAAGTGGCAGAACTCAGACCCACCCTAGGGACCCGCTTTGGCTGCATGAATTAAAGGGGAGCCCTCCTTTTAGCGGACGTCTCTCTAAACCCCATGGCTCAGTGAAGCAGTCTCATTTCACCCAGGAGGGATGAGAACACACGCTTTAGCCAGTTCATCACAGCACAAGCAAACAACTGCCTGTATTTTGACTGCACCGTAAGCTCTCCTGTACATTGTCACCACGCTTCTTCCTGCTTGGCACCACCAGGAGACGTTTCCCACACGCTGATGGTCTCCAAACCTGGTCTCTCAGGTCTGCTCTCTGAGAGAGGCCGCCGCAGCCGGAGCAGTGTATCAATGAAGCGCTGCGACTCTCTAATAGATTTGGCCCAGCCTGGGCTGAGCCGTATTTGTTGCATTCACGCATCCCAAATCCCCTTTAAGCTCTAGACAAAGTGACTTCTGTACTTTGCTACTCCAGCAATGGGATGTTCCCTCTTGCAAAAACTCTACTTTGTGAAAGTGACGTCTAGTGCTTAAGCCCCTTTTCAGAAACATGTAAAGCTTAGCAGCCTCTCTTCATGTAAATAAGACCCAAAACAGCACCCAGAAAAGAATAAAGACATGAACAAAACCTGTTGAGTGCATTATCTGTGGCTTTTGCTCGGTCTGTGTGGAGCGTTCTGCAAGGTTGACAGATACCCACCCGTCAGCTTCTCAGCTATCGGCTTGAACTCTTCTGGACTGAGGTACAGATCGTTGTttgtgtccagagaagagaagagaaacagcCCCTCACTTCCCAAAGACTTCAGTGCCAGCTCCTAGTTCGGGAAGAAACACAAGTGAGATTTCATTCCAACCTCTTACAGAAATTCACTCCAGCCCCTCTCGGCTTCAGAGTTTATTTGCATTCTTTCCAGCACACAAACACAACCATCAAATCGAAAGATTAACGCCCCTTGGCAGGATTTTGTGCTATTTACAATAGGGATCGGTGTCCAGGAACTGTTGGCATGAGCATATTAAAACTACATCTGGCTGAGTAATTCAAACTGAATCATTTGCTCAGTCGGCCTCAAAGTCCTTTGCTAGAAAAATTTCCAACTTTTTCCAGATAGTTAGTCCTAAACCTGCAGATATTCAGAGCACCTGGAGATCGTGATTTCTGTAATTAACTGATGCGCAGCGAAACAAAGGCAGTCAAATACACAACCATCCACAtgagaaaaacacaaaggaaatgaaCCGAGCCCTTGTAACTCTGCACAAAGTGCCTTCACTGACACGGGTGCTGAGATCCACACCAGCATCACCGCACACAACCGCCCTGCTCTGGTCAGGTTCCCCTCCAAGTCTCCAGCCTCCGGGATGGAAGGAGCAACTCGGCCCCGTGCTCCGCAGGGAGCGCTGCTGCCTGCTCATTCGGCCACACATCGGGGAGCCACAAACCCCACGGTCTTCTCCAGAAACTTCTGCAAGATCCCAGCCACCCCGAGCCTCAGtttctccctctgcaaggccCACAGGGAGAACGCCCAGTGGAAAACCCCACTGAAACGCAGTGTCTCCCTTGGAGCAGCCCCACAAAGGCTCTGGATGCTTTTGGTCATTTCCACTCCACAGCactgaagggaaggggagaactTTCAGGCAGAAGAAGAGAGCTCCACGTTGgtgtgagaggaagagagagatacGGAGCAAGTCAGACCAGGAACATCCCTGCCAGCCAGCCTGCAGCACATCCCCTGCCACCCATCATTTGGGGCAGCTTTCCCTGCCACCCCCGTAAAAGCCTGAAGCTGCAAGGATAAATACTCTGTATTCTGCTGTTTAACCGTGTTTATTCTCTACTGCCTGCAGCACCATTACCATCCCCAGAGCTCCTGAACTAGTTTATTTTCCATCTGTTGCCTGCCAGCCTGAAGCAGCACTAATGCAGCCTGGAAGGCTTTGCTCCCGTCAACTGCAGCAACAAAAGCACTTAAGAGCTTTCCAGGGCAGTTTCAGGACCGagacagacagaaataaagacCCTTGGAATACAAACCAGAGACCTGGATGTGGACACCTGAGGAAAGACAAGGAGGGGAGGGCGCAGGAACTACACAGCTGAAAAAAGGAGTGAAAGGACAAGATGGTTATTTATCTACGCGCGGGAACAATCTGCTCTGGACCGTCAATGTTCCTGGGGCCAAAACTGTGCCCTCATTCCCCAAATGAATGGGGATGCACATCCTTGGCCCTGCAAATAGGTAACAACATTTTCCTGAGCAACTGCCCTGTCCCCTGACAGCCAGGGTCACGTCACGAAGCCTTGGGCCAAGCTTCAGTGCCCGTCTCAGCTCCAGACCCTGCTTGTGCTCGGCACGTAACGCATTAACCTCGTAAGGGCCCGGGCGATCGCTCACTGTCTGGGAGCTGGCTCACGGTGCAGGGAAGCGTgcggggagagcagggaagggagcagggagcgAGCGATGGCTTCCTCTTCTGCAGAGGGGGCTGTCCTGGATGCGTACTGAGCTCTGAAGAGACGGTCCATTTCCTCGTCCCCTCCACAGCGCATCAGCGATTCCCTGCTGATGAATCTTTTAGagtctttcttccttttgcactTCACAGACACGGACCTCAAGGGACGGGAAGGCAAATGAGCAACAAAGTTTTTAGTTGGTTAGACCGCCTGCTGCTGTACTATTAGGAAAAACTCATGATCGTTTACTTAACAGGGCTGAAGGCAGAAAGAGAACCAGTTATACCCTACGGATACAGAAGAACTTCTCTGGTTGTGTCTTTAATAAGACAGAAGAAGGTGAAGGGGGGAATATGGGTGCCTGGTGTTAGATGTTGGCCTCCAAAAATCAATCTGACTTGAGAGCACGCTCCCATCCCCTCAGCCTGCACTTAACATCGGTTAAGCAATGAAAAACCATCAGATAATTATTCCTACAACCACAGCTGGCTAGAGATGTGGTAGCTCTGTGGTCAGGCGACTCTTGTGTGCGTACCCATCTCACACGTGTGTGCCAGCAGCTGGCTGAACGCAGCCTCCCGGCTAAAGGGACTGGAACCGGGCTCCTGCGGGCTCCAGGCAACACTGCCCTCTCCAGAGCTGGCTACAACACCCGCTGCTCCGGCAACGGCGCACTCCGGGCAGCACTGGCACCGGGACACATGGCTCCCTCCGGAAACATTCATTTCCACACCCACAAAGCACGGCAGCATCGCACAAGCCCCTGACACCGACACCACAGGGACTCACCCGGCCAGAGATAAGACCCCAACCGTGGAGGAACAAAGATTTCCACCGGTCCTGCAGCACTCGGTCAAAAGGGATgataaaaattatgtttaaaaggcaagagagatgtcagggcttggccttttgCTTTCTGATAACATTCACATTAAAGAAAGCTCTCCAGAGCTTGtgggctttttccctttttttttttccttctttctaatcTGCGattataagaaataaaaagtttcccTGTTTGTGCCAGAGGAATAAGACTGAgctttttcagtctctttgtAGAGGAGGAGAGTTGTGGTTTTCACAAAGAGCTTTCTTCTCCCACCTGCTTGTGGGTTGTTTAGCTaaataaacatttctgtagaaaaagacaAGACATATGCTTTAAGCGAGacgaaggaaaaataaaaaccttggGCTGTTCACATGGTGTTCTCCTCTCCAGCAGTGCCCAGGCACagccccctgcccatcccctcggaaaaaaacaaacctccagGAGACCTGGCTTTTTATCAGGTCCCCTCAATCACTCTGTGAAGGACCGTCCTCACTCTTCTGTCTCCATCAGAAGAAATCTTCTAATTAACTGGTTTGAGCCATTTcccctgtttggtttttttttttttttttttgcaatgcaaGAGACAAAGAAAGGAGGCATCCTTTAAAAACACTTGTCCTTTTACTATAGAAATTTCAAGAACAAGAATTCTGCTCTTTTCCGCAAACCTTTTTAGATGCTGAAGGATGCAGGCTGAAGCGAAGAGCCAGGGGAGCAGGAGCTTTCACAAAGGTACGCTTTATACAGATTACAATCAAAACCAATGTCAATtagcccaattaaaaaaaaaacaaaaccaaaacaaaaccagaaaacaaaccacaagacAATAAAACTCCTAAAAAACCTTCCCATTTTTCAGCTCATTCTTTTGCTGCTTCTACAGCCAGAGTTGCTCAGGGCACACAACACCTGCGTTTCTGGgatgaaaaaaatccacaaatatcTGAGAGTTTTGGGCCTTTTTTTCCAGGGAAGGAGACACCTCCTGAGGCCATCTTGAGAGGAGGTGACGCTGCTGATGCCTGGTGGCCCCTACAGCTTGGCTGGTGGCTGCCAAAGCTTTGTGGTCCCCACAGCGTGGTGGTGGCCACCTCAAGCTCCACAGCTGCTGGTACATGGTTTTCCCCACAGCCTGGCAGTGGCTGCCACGGCTTCATGGTCACCACAGCCCAGTGGTGGCCACCTCAACCCTGGTAGCCACCAATGCCCTGTGGCCCACCAGAACCCAGTGGCAGCCACCACAGCTCTGTGGTCCCCTCAGTCTGGTGACCTCGACCCTGGTGGGCACCTCAACCCAGTAGCCACTGATGTGTGGCAGTCacctcagcctggtggcagctACCTCAGCCCCTGTGACCACCTCAGTCCCACTGGCCCGGTGGTCACCTCAACCCCAGTGGCCACCTCAATCCCAGCGGCCACCAATGTGTGACGGTCCCCTCAGTCCAGCAGTGGCCACCTCAACCCCTGGTGGCCACCTAAACCCCTGTAGCTACCACCGCCTGATGGTCACCTCAGCCCAACAGCGGCCACCTCACCCCTGGTGTCCACCGATGCCTGGCAGTCACCTCAACCCCCAGTAGCCATCTCAACTCCTGTGGCTACCGATGCCTGCTGGTCGCCCCAACCCCAGTAGCCACCTCAACCCCGGTGGCCACTGACGCCTGGTGGTAGCCACCTCAACCCCAGTGCCCACCGATGTATGGCGgtcccctcagcccagcagcGGCCACCTCATCCCCAGGGGTCACCTCAACGCCCGTCTCCCCCCTCAGCCCGGCGGCCGCCATCACCCCGACCCCCTGGGGTCCAGCCCGccatttccttcctccctccctccctcccctccatgaGGGGCAGCGCGGCCTCAAGGACcgcctttcctccccccccccccccccccactttttccCCGTTACCTGCTGCCGGGCTACTTCACCGTCCCGGTAATACTTAACGGCCACCAAGGCTACTAAAGCGGCCAGGGCCAGTGCCAGGCGCGGAGGGGCCGCGCCGGGACCCGCCATACTCGCGTCGTTCAGCGCCGctaccgccgccaccgccccgccgccatggccgcgCCGGCCGGGGGAGGAGGCGTCAGGCGGGCAGGGCCCGGCgaggaggggccggggccggggccggggccggtgtcCTCCCCGGAGGGAccggagaggggggagaggggccggACGGGGCCTCAGGCCCCGTccggcccctctcccccctctccggTCCCCGCAGAGACCTTCACAAAATCCTgaggaaaaaacacttttaaacctTAAAATTATCCGCTGAGGGGGACTCTTGGAGGATATTCATCACCTTCCTCAGCAGCTTTCCGTcgtttttgcttttaattatcgACGGGAGAGCGGCCTgtccttacccccccccccccccgcccccggccctaCATTTCCAAAGTGGTCGCTGGTCCTTAATTCAgtgtttttctcccccaaaaaaggaGCCGTATCCAGCTTTTCTGCTTGGTTTCAGCTCACCAaaatggtttttttattttttttattttttttttaaacccacatTAATTAACAGTTTTACTTGCAGTGATTtcactggggtttgtttttttttttctttgcttttaattatcGAAATTATCGATGGGAGAGTGGCATGTCCAAAGTGGTCCTTGGGCCTTAATTCAGCGTTtacccttcccacccccccaaaaaaaagagctGTATCCAGCTTTTCTACTAGGTTTCAGCTCACCAAAAtggagatagatatatatatatattgaaatgGTAATTTTATTTGCAGTGATCTCACCGGAGTTTAAACCCTGAGATTGCAGGGATGAGAATGACTTCGCAGCTATCACCAAGCCTCGCCCACCATGATCCCCAAATTTTGAGCCATTGCTACCATCACCCCACATTTTTGAGTCATTTCTACCACCCTTTACGACAGCCCCCCCAAACTTTTCCACTCTCCCCCTGTTCTTCATGCCCTTCAGGTTCTTCTGCAGGGTTGTCACATCCCTCCTTAGCGGTGGCTTGGCCaaagagatatatatatttagtcATTTTAATCTTTCCTCATAAATCagtctcctgctcctcctcacatGCAACCCTGCACCACCACTGAAATCCCCTGATTGCTGGGGAAGATTTAGTaccattttctgctgctgcagggctaACAGTGCAGAATGTTTGATCTCTCTAAGGGAAGCGTTAGCGTTTAATCCTTTGAAGCTGGTGCTGTTTCCTAAGCCtgcctaataattttttttttttttttgtttcaggtttAAAGAGCGTTTTGGTTAGAGATGAAGAGAGCATGACCAAGCCGTTAAGAGAGCAGTGGCTGCAccaaggcaggaggaagaggagggtaaTCCTGGGCAGAGCAGGCCGGGATTGCGTGGAGTTTTGAGTAATTCCTGGGACAAGTCATAAAAATCCCACTGTGCATTTTCTTGCAGACCACAGCAAGTGAGACTGGAGGGAGGAAGACTTGGTTGGTGAAGAGGAACTTTCTCCCTGGGAGCTGGGCACTGTTCTCTCTGCCACAGATCCCACATAGCCCTTGATGTTCCTCTTGCAGCGACGGCACAAGCTTGGGCAACAGAGTGGACCAGGCTGAGGAACCCAGGAACAGAGTAAACACTGGGTTATTTGTAACCCAGATCATCTGCATGGccaagggaggaaggagaaggttcCTTCTGCCAGCCCCACCACAGAAGAAATGAAGTGAAGCTCCCCATTCGTGAAGCTCTGCCACCACTCTTTGCTTTCCACCTCCTCATCCGTCATAGAACTTGGGACACGGGGAGGAGATGGGAGGAAATGAATTCTCAGAGCACTGAAATAATGTCTGGGAGCAGAATGAGTTAAGCACTCAAGCACTTTAAGCAGATGTGCTTTAAAACTTCCCGGACTCATTAGGTTGGGCGGTGAGGTGTGGAGAGCTTTTGCTTACCTCAAATAACCTACAAAGTACCTTTAGAGCACGAAATGTAACAGGAGGAGATAGCTCTGAAACAGGATAAATGTACCTGGGTGCCTGGGAAACGAGCGAGAGGTGACGTGAGATGACAAAGCCTGCGGACACCCAGCCGGAGAAGGCGACCTGGCAGGGTGGGAGGCAGGGCCAAGATGGTACCATTCggaggagaagcagaggctcATTTTCCATCTGAACCGTTTCCAGCATCACCAGCGACCATATAAAGATGAATTATTtgataggaaaaaagagaatgaaagacaAAAGGTGAAATAATTCAGGGCATCTGCTGGGAAATAACCCTCCTGAAAAGGAGGACAAACGCAACAGCTCCTGGCTCTACGCTGCTGGTTTCTCCAGATTACAGCGCTCGGGAAGAATTTTAAATATCCAGACATCTGCTGCGTGGCCCACCCAGGCACACTTGTGTCGAAGGAAATCCTCGTGACAGAGAAATAACAAGGAAGATTTCCACCAAAAAAGCTCACCCAGCAGGAAAAACTATCCCAGATTTCCCCTTTGCCAGCAGGGAGAGAGTCTGGCTGGAAATAAGGAAAATAGTGAGAAATTGGATGCAGGGATGAGAAGCTTGGAGCGATCTCTTTTGCAGCAGAGGGATGGGTTTCCCATATGTGGGAGTACACGCAGCAGCTCTGCGTTCCAGGGCGGCACGTTGCGAGAGCAGAGAAACCCTGTCCTGGTTTAAATTGATGGcccccttcccacagcctgaAACCCTGGCCCCTTTTAAAGTCAAAGCCGTCATGATGTAATGGAAGGCGGCATTAAAATCTGAGCTCTGTGCGCAAATGGAGAAAGCACCTGGAAACAGAAACCCCCTGAGGAAGCAAGTCCCGACCAGACCGAGGCCCAAAAATATAAATCCTCTGAAAACCAGTAAGGAACACGGAGTATCCAAGTCTGGTTTCACATGGGGCTTTTCCAAGGGGACAAGAAAACCGGAGGTTTGCATCCTGCTCCGGGGATGTGCTGTGAAAAATCTTCACAGCCACGGAAAACAGAGAGTTCATCCCAGAAGAAGAACGGCCAGCGAAGGTTGGGGAGTGAAACGACCTTTGATTGAGAGGTTTCAAATTTGGCCATTGAGTCGAAGCGCAGGAGCCAAATGTCTACCCAATTCCCAAGGGCTCGCGTTCCTAACTCCCCCTTGGCCTCTCCCGTTCAGTAGGGTCAGTTACGGTTCTGCCACTCGCTGGCTCTCACTAAACGATAGAATTTACAACGCAGGGAGTGTTTTAGTGAGAGAATTCTTAATTATAGCCCGGTACCTGCTCGAGGCTCCACGGGGAATGAAGCCAAAGACCCAAACGTGATCAGAAGTAACTGCTGGAACTTTGAAACCGCTCGCGCTGGGAGCCAGCGCTCGATGCATCACATCTGAAACAATCGGATAAATAGATCAGATCAAAATGTATGTGGAAAAATACTACGACTGCCAGGCTTTTGAATTCAATAACCAATTCCGCTGAAAGCCTTCTGAGGGAATTTAATAACGCCGTAAAAAATGAAGTGTGGGTTACAGAAAGATGCATTTGTTTTCTGGGTAGTTTTGTCTTAT comes from the Numenius arquata chromosome 21, bNumArq3.hap1.1, whole genome shotgun sequence genome and includes:
- the SELENON gene encoding selenoprotein N, whose product is MAGPGAAPPRLALALAALVALVAVKYYRDGEVARQQELALKSLGSEGLFLFSSLDTNNDLYLSPEEFKPIAEKLTGVAPISEFEEEETPDPSGETLSVVAKFQPLVMETMTKSKDGFLGISHVALSGLRNWTAPAAPMSVMLARQFKAFLPPKNKLDLGDPWWIIPSELNIFTGYLSNNRFYPPPPKGKEIIIHKLLSMFHPRPFVKTRFAPQGAVACIQAVSAFYYTIAFRIHAEFQLNEPPDFPFWFSPGQFTGHIILSKDSSHVREFKLFVPNNRSLNVDMEWLYGASESSNMEVDIGYLPQMELESTGPSIPSVIHDENGNVIDSRDPSGEPIQFVFEEITWQQEIPWEEAARKLEVAMYPFKKVSYLPFTQAFERAKAEKKLVHSILLWGALDDQSCUGSGRTLRETVLESSPILALLNESFISSWSLVKELEELQSNRENEFYSKLADLHLEKYNFPVEMIICLPNGTVIHHINANYFLDITSMKPEDVESSIFSFSTNFEDPSTATYLQFLKEGLQRAKPYLQT